A single window of Jiangella alkaliphila DNA harbors:
- a CDS encoding GAF and ANTAR domain-containing protein, producing MDSPYEALPEPEPDTVTRLLAAAASQLYLQPDVHSTVTAVAQQGVEIIGGDAASATLLRPRGDRELVVGTTSRAEEADRSQFDLAEGPSLTALAARAPVLVDDTDAEPRWPRWRLALAELGYRSLLALPLELGPHFSGAIVVFWEQPEQPAERHVAVARMLLRHAAIAITDSRRSSTLREAIDARYQIGLAQGILIERYGLDAAQSFEVLRRYSRDNNVKLSRVAADVVRTRSLPDAHGSGE from the coding sequence ATGGACTCGCCCTACGAGGCGCTCCCCGAGCCGGAGCCGGACACCGTCACCCGGCTCCTCGCCGCCGCCGCGTCGCAGCTCTACCTGCAGCCCGACGTGCACTCGACGGTGACCGCCGTCGCGCAGCAAGGTGTCGAGATCATCGGCGGCGACGCCGCGAGCGCCACGCTGCTGCGCCCGCGCGGCGACCGCGAGCTGGTCGTCGGCACGACCAGCCGGGCCGAGGAGGCCGATCGTTCCCAGTTCGACCTCGCCGAGGGGCCGTCGCTGACCGCCCTGGCGGCGCGGGCGCCGGTCCTGGTCGACGACACCGACGCCGAGCCGCGCTGGCCACGCTGGCGACTGGCCCTCGCGGAGCTCGGCTACCGCAGCCTGCTGGCGCTGCCGCTGGAGCTCGGGCCGCACTTCTCCGGTGCGATCGTCGTGTTCTGGGAGCAGCCCGAGCAGCCGGCCGAGCGGCACGTCGCCGTGGCGCGGATGTTGCTGCGGCACGCCGCCATCGCGATCACCGACTCCCGGCGGTCGTCGACGCTGCGCGAGGCCATCGACGCCCGCTACCAGATCGGGCTGGCGCAGGGCATCCTCATAGAGCGGTACGGCCTGGACGCCGCCCAGTCGTTCGAGGTGCTGCGCCGGTACTCGCGCGACAACAACGTCAAGCTCAGCCGGGTCGCGGCCGACGTCGTGCGCACGCGGTCGCTGCCCGACGCCCACGGCAGCGGCGAGTGA
- a CDS encoding G5 domain-containing protein, whose product MTVAACGSGDDGARAAPVAAEPTTASSTPSPTPTPVVTVETVTQTEAVPFERVTVEDDTMDVGTSAVTTAGVAGVRTLTYEVTLTDGAETGRELVSDEVTTTPVDEVTSVGTYEPPPPPPEPEPEPEPEPEPEPEEDALGLVDPPDEGCDPNYSGCVPIDSDVDCAGGSGNGPSYADGPVDVVGEDIYGLDADDDGVGCE is encoded by the coding sequence TTGACGGTGGCCGCGTGCGGCTCCGGCGACGACGGAGCGCGGGCCGCGCCGGTCGCGGCCGAACCGACGACGGCGAGCTCGACGCCGTCGCCGACTCCGACGCCGGTGGTGACGGTCGAGACGGTGACGCAGACCGAGGCGGTCCCGTTCGAGCGGGTCACCGTCGAGGACGACACGATGGACGTGGGCACGTCCGCCGTCACGACGGCCGGGGTCGCGGGCGTGCGGACGCTCACCTACGAGGTGACGCTGACCGACGGCGCCGAGACCGGCCGTGAGCTCGTCAGCGACGAGGTGACCACGACGCCGGTCGACGAGGTGACGTCGGTCGGGACGTACGAGCCACCGCCGCCGCCCCCGGAGCCCGAACCCGAGCCGGAACCCGAACCGGAGCCCGAGCCGGAGGAGGACGCTCTCGGGCTGGTCGACCCGCCGGACGAGGGCTGCGACCCGAACTACTCCGGGTGCGTGCCGATCGACTCCGACGTCGACTGCGCCGGCGGCAGCGGCAACGGGCCGTCGTACGCGGACGGGCCGGTCGACGTCGTCGGCGAGGACATCTACGGCCTGGACGCCGACGACGACGGGGTCGGCTGCGAGTAG
- a CDS encoding TetR/AcrR family transcriptional regulator, which produces MQAPDTLGASPTARERILATSYRLFARRGVLGVGVDEVIERSHVAKATFYKHFPSKNDLVLAFLDRREREWTIGLVETESQKRGDTPEEQLLAIFDVFDEWFRGDDFDGIAFITVLLEMGKSHPLGQASIQHLANLRGIVSHRAGEAGLRDPDEFARSWQILMKGSIIAALEGDVDAARRARAMAASLIEQFR; this is translated from the coding sequence ATGCAGGCTCCGGACACACTCGGCGCCTCGCCGACCGCGCGAGAGCGCATCCTGGCGACCAGTTATCGGCTGTTCGCCAGGCGAGGTGTGCTGGGCGTGGGCGTCGACGAGGTCATCGAACGCTCCCATGTCGCCAAGGCCACCTTCTACAAACACTTCCCGTCGAAGAACGACCTGGTCCTGGCGTTTCTCGACCGGCGGGAACGCGAGTGGACCATCGGCCTGGTCGAGACCGAGTCGCAGAAGCGCGGCGACACCCCCGAGGAGCAACTGCTCGCCATCTTCGACGTGTTCGACGAGTGGTTCCGCGGCGACGACTTCGACGGCATCGCCTTCATCACCGTGCTGCTCGAGATGGGCAAGTCGCACCCGCTGGGCCAGGCCAGCATCCAGCACCTGGCCAACCTGCGCGGCATCGTCAGCCACCGGGCCGGCGAGGCCGGGCTGCGCGACCCGGACGAGTTCGCCCGGTCGTGGCAGATCCTCATGAAGGGCTCCATCATCGCCGCGCTCGAGGGCGACGTCGACGCCGCCCGCCGGGCCAGGGCGATGGCGGCCAGCCTGATCGAACAGTTCCGCTGA
- a CDS encoding baeRF2 domain-containing protein, translating into MRLDTLTGILDHPGPFASALLDVSRTTEDARQRLELRGRAARTELAASGAPDAVAEEVVGRLLEPSGRPGETARLVVAGRDGVLVDELLPGWAGREALTWGPLPDATGWLAYQETAVPVLVVLADQAGADLLHCAAWGRAAVIVHTVDGGSELPAKVSDGGMDRADPQGRTDELWRFNARAVVAEVERLAGSEPPLIVLAGDPRARHDVRTGLPPQIAERVVEVERGSRADGAATDAFVAEVDAAVERAVDERHRRAAARLEEHLGRQYAVAVGLADVLDMTVQAGVDTVVLDEERTAGRSVRPADHPFLPLPDGVRAAPAVRSDLLVLAAAAATGAEAVFTAPSLLPDDGVAALLRWDRPAPG; encoded by the coding sequence ATGCGACTGGACACTCTCACCGGCATCCTCGACCATCCCGGACCGTTCGCCAGCGCGCTGCTGGACGTCAGCCGCACGACGGAGGACGCACGCCAGCGGCTGGAGCTGCGCGGCCGGGCCGCCCGGACGGAGCTGGCGGCGTCAGGCGCGCCTGACGCCGTCGCGGAGGAGGTGGTCGGGCGGTTGCTGGAGCCGTCCGGACGGCCGGGCGAAACGGCCCGGCTCGTGGTGGCGGGGCGGGACGGCGTGCTGGTGGACGAGCTGCTCCCGGGCTGGGCCGGGCGAGAGGCGCTGACGTGGGGCCCGCTGCCCGACGCGACGGGATGGCTGGCCTACCAGGAGACGGCGGTCCCGGTGCTCGTCGTGCTGGCCGACCAGGCCGGCGCCGACCTGCTGCACTGCGCCGCCTGGGGCCGCGCGGCCGTCATCGTCCACACCGTCGACGGCGGCAGCGAGCTGCCGGCCAAGGTCTCCGACGGAGGCATGGACCGCGCCGACCCGCAGGGCCGGACCGACGAGCTGTGGCGGTTCAACGCCCGCGCGGTGGTCGCCGAGGTGGAACGGCTGGCCGGGTCGGAGCCCCCGCTGATCGTGCTCGCCGGCGACCCGCGCGCCCGTCACGACGTCCGCACCGGCCTGCCGCCGCAGATCGCCGAGCGGGTGGTCGAGGTCGAGCGCGGCAGCCGCGCCGACGGCGCCGCCACCGACGCGTTCGTCGCGGAGGTCGACGCCGCGGTGGAGCGGGCGGTGGACGAGCGGCACCGGCGCGCGGCGGCCCGGTTGGAGGAGCACCTCGGCCGGCAGTACGCCGTCGCCGTCGGGCTCGCCGACGTGCTGGACATGACCGTCCAGGCCGGCGTCGACACCGTCGTCCTCGACGAGGAGCGGACGGCCGGCCGCTCGGTGCGCCCGGCCGATCACCCGTTCCTGCCGTTGCCGGACGGCGTGCGCGCGGCGCCCGCGGTCCGGTCCGACCTGCTGGTGCTCGCCGCGGCCGCGGCCACCGGCGCCGAGGCCGTCTTCACCGCGCCGTCGCTGCTGCCCGACGACGGCGTCGCCGCCCTGCTGCGGTGGGACCGGCCGGCGCCGGGATGA
- a CDS encoding GAF and ANTAR domain-containing protein, translated as MDPNPTSDLAEAAAGLHREPDVESTVQSVLQYAQELTGGDGVAVMLRRGSRPAVLSATSPAAERADRVQLECAEGPGLQAMSARDAVVVDDTAADSRWSSWGRPVCELGFRSVLSLSLGTSRSSLGALSVYSAKVGAFAAERAELTRFYAQHASVALVSAQRESGLRRAMNTRHAIGQAQGVLMERHGLDAGQAFALLRNSARDHGVTLGERAEQIVASRPADVG; from the coding sequence ATGGACCCCAATCCCACGTCCGATCTCGCCGAAGCGGCTGCTGGCCTGCACCGCGAGCCCGACGTCGAGAGCACGGTACAGAGCGTCCTGCAGTACGCGCAGGAGCTCACCGGCGGCGACGGCGTGGCCGTCATGCTCCGCCGGGGCAGCCGGCCGGCGGTGCTGTCGGCGACCAGCCCGGCGGCCGAGCGGGCCGACAGAGTGCAACTCGAGTGCGCCGAGGGCCCGGGTCTCCAGGCGATGTCCGCGCGCGACGCCGTCGTGGTCGACGACACCGCGGCCGATTCGCGCTGGAGCAGCTGGGGCCGTCCGGTCTGTGAGCTGGGCTTCCGCAGCGTGCTGTCGCTCTCGCTCGGCACCAGCCGGTCGTCGCTGGGCGCGCTGAGTGTCTACTCGGCGAAGGTGGGCGCGTTCGCCGCCGAGCGGGCGGAGCTGACCCGGTTCTACGCCCAGCACGCGTCCGTCGCGCTGGTGTCGGCCCAGCGCGAGTCCGGGCTGCGCCGGGCCATGAACACGCGGCATGCCATCGGGCAGGCGCAGGGCGTGCTGATGGAGCGGCACGGCCTCGACGCCGGCCAGGCGTTCGCGCTGCTGCGCAACAGCGCCCGCGATCACGGCGTCACGCTCGGCGAGCGGGCCGAGCAGATCGTCGCCTCGCGGCCGGCCGACGTCGGCTGA
- a CDS encoding GAF and ANTAR domain-containing protein, which yields MTTPAELTSRLARAVADAGSGTRPAQRLGEACRLVLGADGVAVVLAATLPQRLTVCVTDDVIARVEGLQDVLGEGPGADAYRYGRTVVGRIGSDDAAAAWPLFAEAALHAAGPLTVVAVPVPAGTDVLGVLTAYWMGTGHPVPDAELTTHLAAAAGTTLLRDPGLGHDLGLDAPDGAPTGVRAEVHRATGVLMARLRLSPDDALALLRARAYASGVTLDEVARQVLDNVVGLASGGRPRRR from the coding sequence GTGACCACCCCTGCCGAGCTGACGTCGCGACTGGCCCGGGCGGTCGCCGACGCCGGTTCCGGCACACGGCCGGCGCAGCGGCTGGGCGAGGCCTGCCGCCTGGTCCTCGGCGCCGACGGTGTCGCCGTCGTGCTCGCCGCCACGCTCCCGCAGCGGCTCACTGTCTGCGTCACCGACGACGTCATCGCGCGGGTCGAGGGCCTGCAGGACGTCCTCGGCGAGGGCCCCGGCGCTGACGCCTACCGGTACGGCCGGACGGTCGTGGGCCGCATCGGCTCCGACGACGCCGCGGCCGCCTGGCCGCTGTTCGCCGAGGCGGCGCTGCACGCTGCCGGCCCGCTCACCGTCGTGGCGGTCCCGGTCCCGGCCGGCACGGACGTCCTCGGCGTGCTGACGGCGTATTGGATGGGCACCGGCCATCCGGTGCCGGACGCGGAGCTGACGACGCACCTGGCGGCTGCCGCCGGCACGACGCTGCTGCGCGACCCCGGCCTCGGCCACGATCTCGGCCTCGACGCACCGGACGGCGCGCCCACCGGCGTCCGGGCCGAGGTGCACCGCGCCACCGGCGTCCTGATGGCGCGGCTGCGCCTGTCGCCGGACGACGCGCTCGCGTTGCTGCGCGCCCGGGCCTACGCGTCCGGCGTCACGCTGGACGAGGTCGCGCGGCAGGTCCTGGACAACGTCGTGGGCCTCGCGTCCGGCGGCCGCCCACGACGGCGCTGA
- a CDS encoding DUF1304 domain-containing protein: MTVVAWVFAVVAGLFHLAAFVMESILFDRPSVQRAFVRDPGHAAGVRVWAFNQGFYNLALAAGVLIGVGVWAVDEDAVGKTLVVFGCAAMVLAGIVLFVSDRRLWQGAVGQALPPAVAIVATLAT, translated from the coding sequence ATGACGGTGGTCGCGTGGGTCTTCGCGGTGGTGGCCGGCCTCTTCCACCTCGCGGCGTTCGTGATGGAGAGCATCCTGTTCGACCGGCCGTCCGTGCAGCGGGCGTTCGTCCGCGATCCCGGCCATGCGGCCGGTGTGCGGGTGTGGGCCTTCAATCAGGGCTTCTACAATCTGGCCCTCGCGGCCGGCGTGCTGATCGGCGTCGGAGTGTGGGCGGTGGACGAGGACGCCGTCGGGAAGACGCTGGTGGTCTTCGGCTGCGCCGCGATGGTGCTGGCGGGGATCGTCCTGTTCGTCTCCGACCGGCGGCTCTGGCAGGGCGCCGTCGGTCAGGCGTTGCCGCCCGCCGTCGCGATCGTGGCGACGCTCGCCACGTGA
- a CDS encoding GAF and ANTAR domain-containing protein, protein MTDDGPQAGRDLTELLGAVHNLLLNSPRVEEFLTDLAKLAADLVEPPASCGITTSYDGRPRTVVSSDPRAAQVDEGQYTGGWGPCVHTLATGDPVEIADQESDERWPKYRVHAVALGVRSSLSLPLTVNREVIGAMNLYDFDQPEAFDAQNRHRAETFAAQASTALTLALRQAHDAELTDQLEQALATRSVIDQAVGILMAQQRCSADQAFGLLRKHSQNNNLKLRTVAERMVAKVSGQPAPRTAVFQRRPGGSMPEATPALDDGGMGGAGA, encoded by the coding sequence ATGACCGACGACGGGCCGCAAGCCGGCCGCGACCTCACCGAGTTGCTCGGCGCCGTGCACAACCTGCTGCTCAACTCGCCGCGGGTCGAGGAGTTCCTCACCGACCTCGCCAAGCTGGCCGCCGACCTCGTCGAGCCGCCGGCGTCGTGCGGCATCACCACCAGCTACGACGGCCGGCCACGGACGGTCGTCAGCAGCGACCCGCGCGCCGCGCAGGTCGACGAGGGGCAGTACACCGGCGGCTGGGGCCCGTGCGTGCACACGCTGGCCACCGGCGACCCGGTCGAGATCGCCGACCAGGAGTCCGACGAACGCTGGCCGAAGTACCGCGTCCACGCCGTCGCGCTCGGCGTGCGCTCGTCGCTGAGCCTGCCGCTGACCGTGAATCGCGAGGTCATCGGCGCGATGAACCTCTACGACTTCGACCAGCCCGAGGCGTTCGACGCCCAGAACCGGCACCGGGCCGAGACGTTCGCCGCGCAGGCGTCGACGGCGCTGACGCTCGCGCTGCGCCAGGCGCACGACGCCGAGCTGACCGACCAGCTCGAGCAGGCGCTGGCCACGCGCAGCGTCATCGACCAGGCCGTCGGCATCCTCATGGCGCAGCAGCGGTGCTCGGCCGACCAGGCGTTCGGGCTGTTGCGCAAGCACTCGCAGAACAACAACCTCAAGCTGCGCACCGTCGCCGAGCGGATGGTGGCGAAGGTGTCCGGGCAGCCGGCGCCGCGGACGGCCGTGTTCCAGCGGCGGCCGGGCGGGTCCATGCCCGAGGCGACGCCGGCGCTCGACGACGGCGGCATGGGCGGCGCGGGCGCGTAA
- a CDS encoding MFS transporter: protein MRPAPVAPHPSSPAHSDTHRPHWRDTFASLRVRNYRLYVISQVLTNTCGWMQRVAQDWLILSLTGNVAWVGLTVTLQLAPMLLFGLWGGVVADRFDKRRLLMITQSLFALSALVLGLLTLLGAIEPWHVLASAAFLGLAIVVDNPTRQAFVPEVAGHEHLRNAISINSTVFQLGALVGPALAAVGIALVGEGWSFVVNAMAGVVAVVLLVAMRPSELSAAPAIARARGQLRAGLHYVGEKPVILWSTVLVGFVAITGINLATVLAAYADDVFGIGAAGYGLLNSCLAAGAVAGALASTRRKSLRLRTLVYSAAVLGVLQMTAGVINSLPLFCIVLVGVGAVSLLYLTGGNTLVQTTVAGTMRGRVMALYILVLFGAQAGSGTLIGWIAHEFGAHVAMVVSGAGPLLGAVVVGAVLARKGRLTTRLILRDRPGRGLLYVVPRDSVPQAAVSLTPGLLSRGLRGRSRSTHPAERRRRRQPRAVPGRAAHPRQHTERTWTRTGRMR from the coding sequence GTGAGACCGGCGCCCGTCGCCCCGCACCCATCCTCACCAGCCCACTCAGATACCCACCGCCCGCACTGGCGCGACACGTTCGCCTCGCTGCGGGTCCGCAACTACCGTCTCTACGTCATCTCCCAGGTCCTGACCAACACGTGCGGCTGGATGCAGCGCGTGGCGCAGGACTGGCTCATCCTCAGCCTGACCGGCAACGTCGCCTGGGTCGGGCTCACCGTCACCCTCCAGCTCGCCCCGATGCTCCTGTTCGGCCTGTGGGGCGGCGTCGTCGCGGATCGGTTCGACAAGCGCAGGCTGCTGATGATCACGCAGTCGCTGTTCGCGCTGTCCGCCCTGGTCCTCGGCCTGCTGACGCTGCTCGGCGCGATCGAGCCGTGGCACGTCCTGGCCAGCGCCGCGTTCCTGGGCCTGGCGATCGTCGTCGACAACCCGACGCGGCAGGCGTTCGTCCCGGAGGTCGCCGGGCACGAGCACCTGCGCAACGCGATCAGCATCAACTCGACGGTGTTCCAGCTCGGCGCGCTGGTCGGGCCGGCGCTGGCCGCCGTCGGCATCGCACTGGTCGGCGAGGGCTGGTCGTTCGTCGTCAACGCGATGGCCGGCGTCGTCGCGGTCGTGCTGCTGGTCGCGATGCGCCCGTCGGAACTGTCGGCCGCGCCGGCGATCGCCCGTGCCCGCGGGCAGCTGCGGGCGGGGCTGCACTATGTCGGCGAGAAGCCGGTGATCCTGTGGTCGACTGTGCTGGTCGGCTTCGTCGCGATCACCGGCATCAACCTCGCCACCGTCCTGGCCGCCTACGCCGACGACGTGTTCGGCATCGGCGCGGCCGGGTACGGCCTGCTGAACTCGTGTCTGGCCGCCGGCGCCGTGGCCGGGGCGCTGGCCTCGACCCGGCGTAAGAGCCTGCGGCTGCGCACGCTGGTGTACTCGGCCGCCGTGCTAGGCGTGCTGCAGATGACGGCCGGCGTGATCAACTCGCTGCCGCTGTTCTGCATCGTGCTCGTCGGCGTCGGAGCGGTGTCGCTGCTGTACCTGACCGGCGGCAACACCCTGGTCCAGACGACGGTCGCGGGCACCATGCGCGGCCGGGTCATGGCGCTGTACATCCTCGTGCTGTTCGGCGCACAGGCCGGTTCCGGCACGCTGATCGGCTGGATCGCGCACGAGTTCGGCGCGCACGTCGCCATGGTCGTCAGCGGCGCCGGGCCGCTGCTGGGCGCCGTCGTCGTCGGGGCGGTGCTGGCCCGGAAGGGCCGGCTGACCACCCGGCTCATCCTGCGCGACCGGCCCGGCCGCGGCCTGCTGTACGTCGTGCCGCGCGACTCGGTGCCGCAGGCGGCGGTGTCGCTGACGCCGGGCCTGCTCAGCCGGGGTTTGCGCGGACGGTCCCGGTCCACGCACCCGGCCGAGCGACGGCGCCGGCGGCAGCCCCGCGCGGTGCCGGGCCGGGCGGCGCATCCGCGCCAGCACACCGAGCGCACCTGGACCCGGACCGGCCGGATGCGCTGA
- a CDS encoding LysR substrate-binding domain-containing protein, whose product MFDPVHLRTFLAVASTLNFTQAAQQLGISQPSVSQHVRRLEEAAGRQLLLRDTRVVTLTDNGEAMAGFARSILAVHDEAASYFTGTAMRGRLRFGAADDLALAQLPAVLRAFRQLHPRINLELTVTQTRTLMRRLEANQLDLVFIKEFPDETVGRVVRRDRLVWIGLPGTQVRPDEPIPLITYTAPSVSRVTALRVLAESGRSWKITCKTLEVNGVLAAARAGIGVAVFPSSLVPADLQALPASVGLPELGDIDFTLLSNPRSPVEPVEALTSAILGQPFAARAAAP is encoded by the coding sequence GTGTTCGATCCGGTGCATCTGCGGACATTCCTGGCGGTCGCGTCGACGCTGAACTTCACTCAGGCGGCGCAGCAGCTGGGCATCAGTCAGCCGAGCGTCAGCCAGCACGTCCGCCGGCTCGAGGAGGCGGCCGGCCGGCAGCTGCTGCTGCGCGACACCCGCGTCGTCACGCTCACCGACAACGGCGAGGCGATGGCCGGCTTCGCCCGCTCGATCCTCGCCGTCCACGACGAGGCGGCCAGCTACTTCACCGGGACGGCGATGCGCGGCCGGCTCCGCTTCGGCGCGGCCGACGACCTCGCGCTGGCCCAGCTGCCCGCCGTCCTGCGGGCGTTCCGGCAGCTGCACCCGCGGATCAACCTGGAGCTGACGGTCACGCAGACGCGCACGCTGATGCGCCGGCTGGAGGCCAACCAGCTCGACCTCGTCTTCATCAAGGAGTTCCCCGACGAGACCGTCGGCCGGGTCGTCCGCCGCGACCGTCTCGTCTGGATCGGACTGCCCGGCACCCAGGTCCGGCCGGACGAGCCGATCCCGCTGATCACCTACACCGCGCCGTCGGTCAGCCGGGTGACGGCGCTGCGGGTGCTTGCGGAGTCCGGGCGCAGCTGGAAGATCACCTGCAAGACGCTCGAGGTGAACGGCGTCCTGGCCGCGGCCCGCGCCGGCATCGGCGTCGCGGTCTTCCCCAGCAGCCTCGTCCCGGCCGACCTCCAGGCCCTGCCCGCGTCGGTCGGCCTCCCCGAGCTCGGCGACATCGACTTCACGCTGCTGTCGAACCCGCGGTCGCCGGTCGAGCCGGTCGAGGCGCTCACCTCCGCCATCCTCGGCCAGCCGTTCGCCGCCCGAGCCGCCGCACCCTGA